ACTACGAGCAACCAGCAATGCCTGAAGGCAGCGAGGAAGGTATCGTTAAAGGTATCTACAAGCTAGAAACCCTTCAAGGTAGCGGTAAAGGCGCAGTCCAGTTAATGGGCAGTGGCACCATTCTAGAGCAAGTGCGTAAAGCGGCAATTGCACTGTCTAAAGACTTCGGTATCTCTACTGACGTATACAGTGTTACTAGCTTCAATGAGCTAACACGTGATGGCCAAGCGGCAGAGCGTTACAACATGCTGCATCCAACTGAAACACCAAAAGTGCCTTATATCACTGAAGTGTTATCTAGCGATGCGCCGGCGATTGTAGCCACAGATTACATGAAGATTTACGGTGAGCAGCTACGCGCTTATATCCCAACAGATTACAAAGTGCTGGGTACCGACGGTTTCGGCCGCAGTGACAGCCGCGAGAACCTACGTCATCATTTTGAAGTTGATGCTAAGTTTATCGTTATTGCTTCACTTAAAGCGCTTGTTGACCGTAACGAGCTACCTGTTGATGTGCTTACTAAAGCCATCAAAGAATATGGTATCGATGTTGACAAGATCAACCCACAGTACGCGTAAGAGGGAAACAAAATGGCTGAATTAAAAGAAGTTTTGGTTCCTGATATCGGTGGTGATGACGTTCAGATTATCGAAATCTGTGTTGCTGTAGGCGATACGCTCGCAGCAGAAGAATCAATTATCACGGTTGAAAGCGACAAAGCGACCATGGATATTCCTGCACCTTTTGCTGGCGTATTAAGCGAGCTTAAAGTGGCAGTAGGCGATACCGTATCAGAAGGTACTTTGATTGCGATGATGTCTACCGCAGCAAGTGCAGCACCGGCAGTTGAAGTATCGGCTCCAGCGCCAGTCGCTGCAGCAGTTGCGGCTCCGGCTCCAGTAGCTGCACCTGCTACTCCGGTTGCGGGTGGTACTAAAATTATTGACGTGATGGTTCCTGATATCGGTGATGCAAGCGATGTTGAGATTATCGAAGTCTTAGTGGCTGTTGGTGACAAGATTGATGTTGACACCGGCTTGATTACTTTAGAGACAGATAAAGCGACCATGGAGGTGCCTGCACCTTCAGCGGGTATCGTTAAAGCACTTAAAGTGACCTTGGGTGACAAGGTCTCGATGGGGTCTTTAGTACTGACACTAGAAGTTGGTGATGCCGCTCCGGCAGCATCAGCTCCAGCGGTTGAGGCTCCTGTAGCCACGACTGTTGCCGTTAGCTCTGTGCAAGAGATTGCAGTACCAGATATTGGTGATGCAGCAGATGTCGACGTGATTGAAGTTCTGGTTGCCATTGGCGATGAAGTGACGCTCGATCAAGGTCTAATCACGCTTGAGACAGACAAAGCGACCATGGAAGTGCCTGCACCTGTTGCCGGTAAACTGGTTGGCCTGACGGTTAAAATCGGTGACAAGGTATCTCAAGGTAGCGTGATTGCGACCATTGAAGCGGTTTCTACCGCGCCAGTTGCCGCTGCTCCTGCAGCAAGTGCTCCGGCTCCAGTGGCAGTCGCTCCTGCTCCTGCAGTAAGCAAGCCACCCGTTCCGCATCACCCAAGTGCAGGTAGTCAACCTAAAACAGGTGCTGTACATGCTTCACCTGCAGTGCGCCGTTTAGCACGTGAATTTGGTGCTGACTTAACTCAGGTGACAGGTTCGGGTCGTAAAGGTCGTATTCTGAAAGAAGACGTTCAAGCGTTCATCAAGTATGAGCTCAGTCGTCCTAAAGCATCGGCCGCTACTGCTGTAGCGGGTGGCGCTGGCGGATTAAACGTGATTGCTGCACCTAAAGTTGATTTCGCTAAGTTTGGCGAAGTTGAAGAAGTGCCGTTAAGTCGTATTCAGAAAATATCCGGTCCTAATTTGCATCGTAACTGGGTGACTATTCCCCATGTGACGCAGTTTGATGAAGCCGATATCACTGAAATGGAAGCATTCCGTAAAGATCAAAACGCGATTGCTGCGAAGAAGAAAGCGGATTATAAGATCACGCCTTTAGTCTTCATGATGAAAGCGGTTGCTAAAGCGCTAGCTGAGTTCCCAGTATTTAACTCAAGCCTAAGTGCTGATGGCGAGTCGTTGATCAAGAAGAAGTACTTCCATATTGGTGTTGCGGTTGATACGCCGAACGGTCTTATGGTGCCAGTGGTGCGTGATGTCGATAAGAAAGGCATTATTGAACTTTCACGTGAGCTGATGGACATCTCACTCCGTGCGCGTGACGGCAAGCTTAAGTCTGCTGATATGCAAGGTAGCTGTTTCACTATTTCAAGCCTTGGTGGCATTGGTGGTACGGCATTTACGCCTATCGTTAACTACCCTGACGTGGCCATTTTAGGTGTGTCTAAATCTGAAATAAAGCCGAAGTGGAACGGTAAAGACTTCGAACCTAAGTTAATGTTGCCGTTGTCATTATCTTACGATCACCGAGTTATTGATGGCGCGATGGCGGCACGATTCAGCGTCATGCTTTCAACCGTCCTCAGTGATATTCGCACGCTTATTTTGTAAAGTTGAAGGCTGCTCATGATGAGCAGCCTTTTTTCTATTACGACTAGGATTGTGATCAGTATCAAACAAAGGTTAAAATGCGGTCACCTACAAAGGGTCTGTTGATCTTTCATGGTTGTTTTTGCCACAGATTATTGGCTATTTTGGCAAGGCGAAGAGTATGCGGTTTAGTCATTCTCCACAAATTGGCTGTAACGCAGTAAAAATAGCCAAGAAGCGCGGCCCTTCGGGTTCGTTTCAATGCCTTTATTACAGCGTTGTAAGCTTTTCGCTTAGCGAGCTAAGCGTCATCGCTAAAGCCTTGTACTAAAAGCATTGAATTCGAACAAAAACTAAGCTCGAAAGGTAAACAGACCCTAATTTGGCCACACTTTATCGTTGAGACGGTGCTCCCGCCAACGACATAAAAAGAATAGAGGAAAACATGAGTAACGAAATCAAAACTCAGGTAGTTGTACTAGGCGCAGGCCCTGCGGGCTATTCATCGGCATTCCGTGCTGCGGATCTCGGCCTAGATACTGTCATCGTTGAACGCTTCAGCACATTGGGTGGCG
This window of the Shewanella sp. Choline-02u-19 genome carries:
- the aceF gene encoding pyruvate dehydrogenase complex dihydrolipoyllysine-residue acetyltransferase — encoded protein: MAELKEVLVPDIGGDDVQIIEICVAVGDTLAAEESIITVESDKATMDIPAPFAGVLSELKVAVGDTVSEGTLIAMMSTAASAAPAVEVSAPAPVAAAVAAPAPVAAPATPVAGGTKIIDVMVPDIGDASDVEIIEVLVAVGDKIDVDTGLITLETDKATMEVPAPSAGIVKALKVTLGDKVSMGSLVLTLEVGDAAPAASAPAVEAPVATTVAVSSVQEIAVPDIGDAADVDVIEVLVAIGDEVTLDQGLITLETDKATMEVPAPVAGKLVGLTVKIGDKVSQGSVIATIEAVSTAPVAAAPAASAPAPVAVAPAPAVSKPPVPHHPSAGSQPKTGAVHASPAVRRLAREFGADLTQVTGSGRKGRILKEDVQAFIKYELSRPKASAATAVAGGAGGLNVIAAPKVDFAKFGEVEEVPLSRIQKISGPNLHRNWVTIPHVTQFDEADITEMEAFRKDQNAIAAKKKADYKITPLVFMMKAVAKALAEFPVFNSSLSADGESLIKKKYFHIGVAVDTPNGLMVPVVRDVDKKGIIELSRELMDISLRARDGKLKSADMQGSCFTISSLGGIGGTAFTPIVNYPDVAILGVSKSEIKPKWNGKDFEPKLMLPLSLSYDHRVIDGAMAARFSVMLSTVLSDIRTLIL